The sequence below is a genomic window from Oreochromis aureus strain Israel breed Guangdong linkage group 12, ZZ_aureus, whole genome shotgun sequence.
gtaatttaaagtggttattaTTATCAAATTAACTGATCATAGTAGCGTAGTATTAAATGGCTAGAAAGACCAGTTATCATTAACTAATACATTCTGTACCTTACCTGCCAAGCCAGCAGCTGCTCCGGCTCCAGCTCCACTGCCTTTTTATAGGCTGCCTGTGACTGATCCGGTTGATCCAGCTCACTGGCTGACAAGCCGATGAAGACCCAAGCATTGTAATTGTTTTTCTCAATTTTCAAAACAGTCTAAACCCACAATGCAGAAAGGAAGgtcaattttacatttttattcctAGTATGTCTGAGAAGAGCATATTAAATTTTCAACTTactgttatttaaaaacaaaaagagataCTTTACCTTGCAGTGTTTTAGAGCTTCTttgaattctttgtttttaatggcCTCTCTGGCACTTTTCAGCGCAGCTTTCACTTCTTTATTAGACATCTTGTGGCTATGAAGAGACAACAAAGCAATTCACCtttcaaaaaaacagaaaactctACACAATGATCAGATctcaatggggaaaaaaatcaataaaattcaattcaattttatttatatagaaccAAATCACTACTACAGTCACCTGTATAAGctagttttatattttaaggtaaagaccctacaataatacagggaaaaccccaataatcagacaaccccctgtgagcaagtaCTTGGCCCGTTTGACAAGAAAAAatcctctggcagaaccaggctcagggagaagcAGCCATCTGATGGGACCGGTTGGAGGTGAGggaagaaacacacaaaaaaagacgtACTGCATTTGCAGTAATATGCATTGACTTCgcatttcagtctgtgtgtatAGACACAGTGAAAAAGAAGTGAGGTCAGTGATTCGCAGAAAGCCCTTCACAGCCAACCTATGTCTATTGCATTGTAACTAAGCAAAGTTTCAGGGTCacttgatccagccctaactataagtgTTATCAAAACGTTTGAAGCCTAAAATTTCTCTGCATATTTATATTGATATGGACTGGGTCGTGTGTTAGGGAAGAGATTACGCCACATTGTTTGATGGAAGTTGAAAATATTAACCTACAGAGAGCTAAAAACATCCCAAAAAGCCAAGTGGGGGGGCAGGCTAGTCCAGttttgcaacaaaaacatacacTGCAGCAACTCAAGAGGGTACTCAGCAACTTGTATGGTCCCTGGATGGATCTGGCTGTTCTCATCATGTCTCTCGTTgtacaaaggagcagatactggTCCTGCTGATGGTTTAAAGACCTTCTACGGCCCTGACCAGCCCTGACCAGCCCTCCTgcctgtctcctggaatctcctccatgctcttgaTATTGTGCTGCGAGACAGAGCAAACCTGAAAGAGTTGGACTACCTTTACAACCTCTGTAGGTGCAGATGTCGCCTCATGCTTCCAGTATTGACACTAACATTAGCCAGGAAACATGAGCAGGAAAAACGTTTTTAAAAATTCCTGTatttccatttctttattttttgagcagtgtatgtCAAAAGAGGTTCATGTTAGACTCCTGCAATATTGCAGGAGTCTGAAGTGAATTTCTATATactgaatttcccagaggaacctaccggagggattaataaagttctatctatctatctatctatctatattaGTAGATGGCTGTCGGCTAATGCTGCTAGTGAGCAACATTAGCTTGAGCTGTGGGCTTGTTCCGATCATAAAATATTTTAGAATGCAAGTAAATTTAGAACCATGATATACACTTAATATTCAACTTTCTCAATTGACCGAGTTAACTTTAATCCCTGTGCCTTTTGAAAATgcgtaaaaataaaaaaaaacaataaaagttgGACCACCTACTGTTTACATTGACAGCTTGCGTAGCCTTCTCCAGCTGACACAGCCTGACACGGAAGTAGAAGAAAAGAAACGAGActtgattttcaaaataaaattcataGCGGCGCTTCAGCTGGAAAGCCTCTTCAATTGCTGAGCTTACAGTCTGCTTTACATGTTCTTGTCCACAGCCAACTACCAGTGCAGCGTGAAATTTGACAAGATTAAATGAACGGAGAAGTAACGGgttcaattatttttttaagtctgATCTGTAActgaataattatttattaaacactATTTTTTAAATCTCGTTTTTCAGGTTCTAGAGTATTGGTAACAGGGTTATACCAAGCATACCACACAAGaactaaaatatttcttaaaaagTTTGACTTTTTATGCAACTagacagatctttttttttcatggtttcttatttgtttttctttcactgcagaaaatgatcaaataaagggtcgaattttttatttttttacctttatttttGAAGCCTAAATTGTGCTTCAGTTGTTCTTATAACCCAGTCATCATTGCCAGTTCACCATCACCAAATGCATGGAGTTTGaagcaataacaataataatgataataatatttgTTGTCATTTCACATGTACAGTGAAATTGGATGTTATATTATCAGTGCAGACATCTGAAAATGACttacaaaaatgtccaaaaattatatacatatataaagaGTACAAAAATACCTTAAAATTCACCATAAGAAATTCTAAAAAGGTAAAGTAAACTGTACATCATGCCACTGATACAACATGTTTTACATTCTGTGGGCAAACACTACACAGTTGATTCTCTTAGAAAAGCATGCACAGTCCTAACAGCATTTAGTTTTTGGAGGAAAATTATTTATTCCTTGTGTTTAATGTTCTGAAACTTCAGGGCAGCAGTTCAGACAGAAGGGAAGACCCAGCTGCATAGGGTAAGAGGCAAGGTACACTCTGAACACCAGTATGTAGGCACAACACAAAaagagacaaccattcacactcacattcaaacTTAAGAGCAATTAAccgcatgtctttggactgtgcaAATTGTCCTCTGGGCTATGGACAATAATTAATTATAATTGATATTTTGGTTTAAATTTAAAGGACAATAGAAGTAATTTACACTACATTACAAAGAAAATCATGTAAAGTCCCTAAAACACTGGTGGAAATTTGTGTGAAGGGGACGATGTCAGAGACGTAGACTGAAGTGTGTCACACCGTGAGCCTAGGACATTTGTAGGTTATTCATCACTGTAACCACTGCAGTAACAACATGAGACACCGCAGAACAGATCAGTGACTTACACAAATATCCAAACTTTATCAAAGTGCAATTTCAATTTGTTCTAATAGTTACTTATAGAAAAAAGATATCACTAATAGCCATTGAGCCACTTGTCAATGGCTCTCTCATTGGCTAATGCATCTTTTTGCCAATCCACATGCCACCGGAGGTTACCAATGACTTGGTTATAGTTTCTCCCCAAGCTCAGGCGCCATGCACCGAATGCTTTTTTATTGTAGACGTGAACAGCTTCAGACACTTTTGGATAGTCCACGATGCTACGCAACAGCTTATCCAGATGTGCTTGCACATCTGGGAATTTGTGAACCACATTGTGAAGTTCATCCTTGTCCAGTGTAAGATCTGCAAAAGaaaagcaggagaaaaaaaattcaaggaCACTGTTACGcccctctgcagcccctaattggccagacctagtcaggtgtggataaaagcatacctgaggCGGGCTTTCGAGAAACTCACTAgtctttgccttggtggcaccagccattttagccaacctgctatgccattttaagataaaacctcttctcactAACACTCTGGCATTCGTCTCCTTTTTTATGTTGAGGCTTTTGAGCCAGGTCGTCACAGACACATACGAAGACAAGCTGAAGTTAGTGTCGGAAGCTTTAGGCTCACCAAAGAGTTGCGGGGAAACACTCAGGCCATCAGCGTACGTGATGTATTTCCACTGATCACTTCTCAGCATGTAAGTAGAGGCATTGACGTTACAACCATGATATTCGCTGAATGCCCAGGCTCTCTGCTGTTGGTTAGGAAAAGCGGTGGATGTGGACAGCAGAGGAAGGAGGGACTGGCCACTTAGATTCCCTACTGCTGAAATCCCAGCAATCTctgcaaaacataaaaatgtgtcACAATTTTCAATTTGAAATAATCTAATCAATATTTACTAACACTTTCATGCTGTTTTATAGACAGTAGTCAGGCAGCAATTGCAGCACTGACAAAAAGGCAGGAGGCTGAGCTGAGCACAGGTCAACTGGTTTGGAGACGAGAtcagagaggcaaggctgagatggtttggacatgtgcagagtgGATAAATGGAACAAAAGATCTCAAAGATGGAGCTGCTAGGtaggagaaaaagaggaagaccacagagaaggttTGTGCATGTAGTGaagaaggacatgcagagggctgCTGTGAAAGAGGATGTTAGGGAGAGGGTGAGatgaggcagatgatccactgtggcgATCCCTAAAGGGAGCAGGCGAGAGAAGTCATTCAGGTTAAATCCCTCCGTACTGTGACAGCTCTGGCCCACTGACACTGCGATTCAACTGatattttaatcatttataatcctaatagaatttatttaatcCTATGTTGTCTGTCTGCCTCCTTACCCAGCACAGTGGGATAGAGATCAACCAAAGATACAAGCTGGTTGACCTGCTGGCCAGAGATGAGCCCAGGCCCCATGATGAGAAGGGGAACGTGGGAACTTCCTTCAAACATCGACATCTTATAGAACTGCCGGTGCTCCATGGCCAGCTCCCCGTGGTCAGCTGTAAAGATCACAACTGTGTTGTTAAGCACGCCGGTCTCTCTCAGTGCAGAAATCACTTGACCTGGTGAGACAGAGCATGTAGAAGATGGAGAAAGAGCCAGTCCATTTTGGGATTTTCTGTGAATTCAATCAAAAAACTTTATTCAAACAGTAGAGAAAAGATAACAGTGCCACAGACAGTGTGTCTGTGAGGGTCATATGCTTTAACTCTCCACTTTTAAGTCTTGTAAAAATGATGgtttgtatctttttttttctacactgCATTTGTAAGCTCAAAGAAAACACCATTCCAGgcatgtttggttttcttctttAAGATCTCAAAACCATCTTTTGAGTCCaaaatagcagctgtgagaccaGACTGTAGCGGATTACTGCTGTCAACTAACCCAGCATGGCATCGGCTTCGGCACACATGGCGTAATAGAAGGCCCGAATGCTTTTGACTTCATCGTCAGTAAAAACACCGCTGCAGTTTTTGGTGAAGGTGGAGTAGTAGTCAACAGGGTGCATGGCAGCTAAAGGCAACCATTTGGGAACAGAGATGAGGTCAGAATTCACCTGTGcgtaagaaaaaagaaaacaaaaattagtttcACTCAGTGATTTTTGACatacaaaaatcaaataaaaaaaaaacagagatggAAAAAGCATGCCTTTGTGAGCCAGTATGGTGACGTACGGAAGGTGGATCCCCCTGCAGTCGGCCCCAGGGATTCAGTCTTATACGGGTGAGGTAAATTGAGGCCAAGGTAAAGAGCGAAAGGCTCGGGTGTGGTGGGCGCAGCTGTCTGGTGGATCCACTGCGTGGCCTTATCTGTGTTTTCCCAGTCTTTGCTCATGATCTTTACAGTCGACTTGTTCCCAACAAGTTCAGAAACAGGCCGGCCCTCTTGGCGCAGGAGGAACTGAACGTCTCGTGTCCATGCCTCAACTCGATTACTGCAACACATgtacaaaaacaggaagtggaaaaatgtgaaaggcactgtttggaaacaaatgcaaatgcacACAGACAGTCTGTTATTGCCATTAGCATTTTTTccttgtgtgattgtgtgtgtgtgtgtctgtgcataatATTGATCTTAAtttgggaaaagaaaaataagaagagGAAAGCAAAGGTTTTTTCCTACTGAGACCATGCTACACGTTAAACCTTACATTTACGGCAGTACCTGACAGAGTGAGCCCCAGATGTATAATCCAGCTTGCCTATCATCTTGGTACGATACCCATTCTCCTTCAGCAAATCCATCCACGTGGTTGCATTTCCATCTAAGCACTTGTAGTTGTTCCACGACTGAGTGAGGTGAACAAACTGACCGCTCCACATTGCTGAGAGCAAAGTTTAAGCGGCTGAATTACAACATgcaattttaaaagaaagtcaAAGTAGATTTTTTTCTAGAGGGCAAATATGTCGCTTACCTGCTCTGGAAGGGCAGCAGATGGGAGAGTTGGTGTAAGCGTTGAGAAAGGTGGAGCCGAGCTGCCTGAGATAGTTTGTGTATGGCAGTTGTACAAGTTTGCTGCCAGGGTCAAAGGACAACCGGCCATCCTCAAGAGACACAAAAGGTCATATGAGGATCAAGATACACAGATGCATGGTACACATGAagataataaggaaatatttaaccacaaaatataaaacatctcTGCAATGCTGTTGAATTTTGATGGACAATACAGCTTTCTCATTCTGTTTTAAACTATTAAGAGTCACTATCTAATAATAAAGCACTGAAATTTAAGTCATACTTACGAATGCATCACTCATCACCATCACAATGTTGGGTTTGGATGCTTTCTGGCAAATACTTTGACCACATTGCTGAGAAAGGAAAATGAAACCCAGCACTATTATGTTCATGACAGCTTCGTGTCCTCCTGAAGTTATAGACGTGAAAGAAAAGACTTGTCGGAAAAGCATCCGACTTTTATTAGTAGGCGACCACAAAGTTCCTGCTCGCCTACAAGCGCCTCAGCCTGATATGTTATACACATCCCGGTtacactttcaaaataagaggtTTCATTTTTGTTGACGTTCTAACTTGCATTAAAAACTGACTATTTATGCAAATATCACCGTTTAAGCGGAAAAAATCTAACATAACATAAATCAGACCAACTGTCAGTAATTCTAACACCAGCAGGAGATGAAA
It includes:
- the arsk gene encoding arylsulfatase K, with the translated sequence MLFRQVFSFTSITSGGHEAVMNIIVLGFIFLSQQCGQSICQKASKPNIVMVMSDAFDGRLSFDPGSKLVQLPYTNYLRQLGSTFLNAYTNSPICCPSRAAMWSGQFVHLTQSWNNYKCLDGNATTWMDLLKENGYRTKMIGKLDYTSGAHSVSNRVEAWTRDVQFLLRQEGRPVSELVGNKSTVKIMSKDWENTDKATQWIHQTAAPTTPEPFALYLGLNLPHPYKTESLGPTAGGSTFRTSPYWLTKVNSDLISVPKWLPLAAMHPVDYYSTFTKNCSGVFTDDEVKSIRAFYYAMCAEADAMLGQVISALRETGVLNNTVVIFTADHGELAMEHRQFYKMSMFEGSSHVPLLIMGPGLISGQQVNQLVSLVDLYPTVLEIAGISAVGNLSGQSLLPLLSTSTAFPNQQQRAWAFSEYHGCNVNASTYMLRSDQWKYITYADGLSVSPQLFDLTLDKDELHNVVHKFPDVQAHLDKLLRSIVDYPKVSEAVHVYNKKAFGAWRLSLGRNYNQVIGNLRWHVDWQKDALANERAIDKWLNGY